One part of the Aspergillus luchuensis IFO 4308 DNA, chromosome 5, nearly complete sequence genome encodes these proteins:
- a CDS encoding Zn(II)2Cys6 transcription factor (COG:S;~EggNog:ENOG410PKBS;~InterPro:IPR036864,IPR007219,IPR001138;~PFAM:PF00172,PF04082;~TransMembrane:1 (o544-564i);~antiSMASH:Cluster_5.13;~go_function: GO:0000981 - DNA-binding transcription factor activity, RNA polymerase II-specific [Evidence IEA];~go_function: GO:0003677 - DNA binding [Evidence IEA];~go_function: GO:0008270 - zinc ion binding [Evidence IEA];~go_process: GO:0006351 - transcription, DNA-templated [Evidence IEA];~go_process: GO:0006355 - regulation of transcription, DNA-templated [Evidence IEA]), which yields MEVRNSPASKRRIAKKRVRVTRACDACKRKKLRCSGTLPCPTCLKTNKACEYTAEYNRGKPPQVHIAQPSVQGNEQQQKAAAEGGSTPPAPYAHILERYSMPDSQIDNPPSHASPEHQTDLEGHYVGPSSGVSFLLRAQRRLQKYVALPTNTPIFTFGDSPLPDVESNFMLLPPRNEANALLARYFDFAFPTHRFLHQPQVEGWVEEFYRAVQESEAVSPGMRGRRAVVLMVFAQARQGQPDRDQSSVRSLISRFAGTESFPTGLINSRMASAGYFTASEQQLSAETGPVRITSVQARLAQCFYLLSQSRINHCWSLFGTTARLAMTIGLHRARRREYGAKIDHIEAESRKRVFWCAYSLDNYLSAALGRPRIFHDDDIDQDFPTVADDSWILRDRILTPVSTTQSIMLAPLYHARLSVIIGRILHDIYGVRRGGLQAEVSAAAQHGAELISWRQEISNFLDTPNVDLLMLTYQRQYTVLNLAFYHAQILLYRPFILRNFGIISHESPRDGPSNKPVDDYIEICLDAAMRIAAIIRELCEKRRMYNTFWFTHYYAFSAIMILYFRVIQLCAQRGNVEEVCLKYLRRGECAQQDLASCSSHSSFVQRYIVVLEELRQEARTAVNQPLPHDHRISHIGALDYEETILPGEPTLNQTEIAGGLQSGSLVPPMMEGNLSQWEQDLTEDGFTAPGLSGSAEWEEVDSLAIAGLGELDYLFPHIDHPGK from the exons ATGGAGGTGCGAAACAGTCCAGCAAGCAAACGGCGGATTGCTAAGAAGCGCGTCCGAGTTACGCGGGCTTGTGATGCCTGCAAAAG GAAGAAACTGCGCTGTAGTGGGACATTACCCTGTCCGACGTGCCTCAAAACTAACAAAGCGTGCGAGTACACTGCCGAGTATAACAGGGGCAAGCCCCCTCAGGTCCACATCGCTCAGCCATCAGTACAGGGCAATGAACAGCAACAGAAAGCTGCAGCCGAGGGGGGCAGCACACCTCCTGCACCATATGCGCATATTCTGGAGCGCTATAGCATGCCCGACAGCCAGATAGACAATCCGCCCTCTCACGCCTCGCCTGAGCATCAAACGGACTTGGAGGGCCATTATGTCGGTCCTTCGTCTGGGGtatcctttctcctccgaGCGCAGCGGAGACTCCAAAAATATGTCGCGTTGCCAACTAACACGCCGATATTTACGTTCGGAGACTCTCCACTCCCGGACGTTGAGTCGAACTTCATGCTATTGCCTCCCCGGAATGAGGCCAATGCGCTCTTGGCCCGGTACTTTGACTTCGCCTTTCCCACACATCGCTTTCTCCATCAGCCCCAGGTTGAGGGCTGGGTTGAAGAATTCTATCGCGCTGTGCAAGAGTCGGAGGCAGTCAGTCCCGGcatgcggggaagaagggcagtGGTACTTATGGTCTTCGCTCAGGCAAGACAAGGCCAGCCTGACAGGGACCAATCGTCCGTCCGATCTTTGATTAGTAGGTTCGCTGGCACGGAATCCTTTCCAACAGGTTTGATCAACTCACGAATGGCCAGTGCGGGCTACTTTACAGCCTCGGAGCAACAGCTCTCCGCCGAGACGGGACCCGTGCGAATAACCAGCGTTCAGGCACGGCTGGCCCAGTGCTTCTATCTTCTGTCTCAATCTCGCATCAACCACTGTTGGAGTTTGTTCGGAACCACTGCTCGACTGGCCATGACCATCGGTTTGCACCGTGCAAGAAGACGTGAGTATGGTGCCAAGATCGATCATATCGAAGCTGAAAGTCGGAAGCGCGTCTTTTGGTGTGCCTACAGCTTAGATAACTATCTGAGTGCTGCTTTGGGCCGCCCTCGGATATTTCACGATGATGACATTGATCAAGACTTTCCTACTGTTGCTGATGACTCGTGGATTCTCAGAGACCGAATCCTCACCCCCGTGTCGACGACCCAGAGTATAATGCTTGCCCCTCTTTACCATGCCAGGTTGTCCGTCATAATTGGTCGCATACTCCATGACATATATGGAGTTCGCAGAGGTGGCTTACAAGCGGAAGTATCCGCCGCCGCTCAACACGGTGCTGAACTTATCAGTTGGCGTCAAGAGATTTCCAACTTCCTCGACACCCCAAATGTGGATCTTTTGATGTTGACGTACCAGCGCCAATACACAGTGCTAAACTTGGCCTTCTATCACGCACAAATACTACTCTACAGGCCATTTATCCTGCGCAATTTTGGGATCATCAGTCACGAAAGTCCACGAGATGGCCCGTCCAATAAACCTGTCGACGATTATATCGAGATTTGTCTTGACGCGGCCATGAGGATTGCCGCCATTATCCGCGAGCTTTGCGAGAAAAGGCGGATGTACAACACGTTCTGG TTCACACATTACTACGCGTTCTCAGCAATTATGATTCTGTATTTCCGAGTCATCCAGCTGTGTGCCCAGAGGGGCAATGTAGAGGAAGTATGCCTCAAATATCTGCGGAGAGGGGAGTGCGCCCAGCAAGATCTCGCTAGCTGTAGCTCCCACTCTTCTTTCGTACAGCGCTACATCGTTGTTCTCGAGGAGCTTCGCCAAGAGGCGCGAACGGCAGTTAATCAGCCTCTCCCCCATGATCATAGGATCTCACACATTGGGGCTCTAGACTACGAGGAAACAATCCTCCCGGGTGAACCTACACTTAATCAAACCGAAATAGCTGGCGGATTACAGAGTGGCAGCCTGGTACCTCCTATGATGGAGGGCAATCTTTCCCAATGGGAACAAGATTTAACTGAGGATGGCTTTACTGCGCCTGGCCTTTCAGGATCTGCagaatgggaagaagttgactCGTTAGCTATCGCAGGACTGGGGGAGTTAGACTACCTGTTCCCTCATATAGACCATCCTGGAAAATAG
- a CDS encoding alpha/beta fold hydrolase (COG:S;~EggNog:ENOG410QEEX;~InterPro:IPR000073,IPR029058,IPR000639;~MEROPS:MER0031611;~PFAM:PF12697;~SMCOG1262:haloalkane dehalogenase;~antiSMASH:Cluster_5.13;~go_function: GO:0003824 - catalytic activity [Evidence IEA]), which produces MTAKWQVTRLLHGVRAIVGGQGPPVVLIPGWPQTAEAWSDMFEPLSRNYQFFALDPPGLGDSLPPANGYDTANVSKIMAEAIHDALKEQPYHLIGHDVGGWIAYPWAAQFQSRIKSLSILDASVPGFLPQFQFPLSQQTNLRLWQFSFNALPELPEILTSGRERELLTWFFNLKTVHPDGAMSRGFEYYRSFETSSKQNLEFAKTPLDIPVLALGGESSVGTGMIDLVQKFAANVSGGAIHDCGHFLPEEQPSAVAQRLLEFLDANQKE; this is translated from the exons ATGACGGCAAAGTGGCAAGTCACCCGTCTCCTGCACGGGGTCCGAGCCATCGTCGGCGGTCAAGGTCCTCCTGTGGTGCTCATTCCCGGCTGGCCACAGACAGCAGAAGCGTGGAGTGACATGTTTGAGCCACTTTCCAGAAACTACCAGTTCTTTGCACTTGACCCCCCAGGCTTGGGtgattctcttcctcccgccAATGGCTATGATACCGCGAACGTGAGCAAGATCATGGCCGAAGCCATTCACGACGCTTTGAAAGAACAACCGTATCATCTAATTGGCCATGATGTGGGCGGATGGATCGCGTATCCCTGGGCCGCTCAATTCCAATCGAGAATCAAATCGCTCAGTATCTTAGATGCATCAGTGCCGGGTTTCTTGCCTCAGTTTCAGTTCCCATTGTCTCAGCAGACCAATTTGCGTCTTTGGCAATTCTCCTTCAATGCACTTCCTGAGTTACCTGAAATCCTGACGAGCGGTCGTGAGCGGGAGCTCTTGACCTGGTTTTTCAACTTGAAGACCGTTCATCCCGATG GAGCCATGAGTCGAGGATTCGAGTACTATCGGTCTTTTGAGACGAGCTCGAAGCAGAATCTGGAGTTCGCAAAGACACCACTTGATATTCCTGTCTTAGCTCTGGGTGGAGAGAGCTCGGTTGGTACGGGTATGATCGATTTGGTTCAGAAGTTCGCGGCCAATGTTTCCGGAGGCGCTATTCACGATTGTGGCCACTTCCTCCCCGAAGAGCAACCATCTGCTGTTGCGCAAAGACTGCTGGAATTCTTGGACGCAAACCAAAAGGAGTGA
- a CDS encoding uncharacterized protein (COG:S;~EggNog:ENOG410PUCH;~InterPro:IPR001077,IPR036388,IPR016461,IPR029063, IPR036390;~PFAM:PF00891;~SMCOG1042:O-methyltransferase;~antiSMASH:Cluster_5.13;~go_function: GO:0008168 - methyltransferase activity [Evidence IEA];~go_function: GO:0008171 - O-methyltransferase activity [Evidence IEA]), translated as MDADNKVKDSTTVDISVASSPSNLDEVPKLLSEIGEYIQRFGIDTDEIRKDAIFKCRQLFLALSTPREIMADHCWGQIGAMMAVGFGLDSGLWDLMAQNGDKPQRAPDLASSLGIEPKLLSRLLRHLSAMGLLNEVGEDEYQPTNYTKALSLPQIGNGYLGLTACTSAGCLKYHEFSRKRGWINPTNPEDTSLMDAYGTDKDLFSRVNELGYGKHLNDYLGGYNLGRRWWIHPDIYPVKERLINGADPSPDASFLVDIGGNVGHDLERFRAAFPDAPGKLILQDLPMMIGQVKNLDSSIVRMEYDFRDEQPVKGSRAYYIHSTLHNWSDDVCESLLKRVKEAMKPGYSRLLINEFVVPEMGAHWEITGLDMMMLALFSSEQRTRVAWYDLIERRAGLRIVQIWSAGAGVESVIECEVTNYEGEA; from the exons ATGGATGCAGACAACAAAGTGAAAGATTCAACTACTGTAGATATCTCTGTCGCTTCATCTCCTAGCAATCTTGATGAGGTTCCCAAGCTATTGAGTGAAATCGGAGAATATATTCAACGCTTTGGTATTGATACGGATGAAATCCGCAAAGATGCAATATTCAAATGTCGACAGCTATTCCTAGCTCTATCGACCCCTCGAGAGATTATGGCTGACCACTGCTGGGGACAG ATCGGAGCTATGATGGCAGTAGGATTTGGCTTGGACTCAGGATTGTGGGACTTGATGGCCCAGAATGGAGATAAACCGCAGAGGGCCCCAGACCTGGCGTCGAGCCTAGGAATCGAACCGAAACTTCTCA GTCGTCTCCTGCGCCACCTCAGCGCCATGGGTCTCCTCAACGAGGTCGGTGAGGACGAGTACCAGCCCACTAATTATACCAAAGCCCTTAGTCTCCCTCAGATTGGAAATGGATATCTCGGCCT CACTGCATGTACCAGTGCGGGCTGTCTAAAATACCATGAATTCTCTCGCAAGCGTGGATGGATAAACCCAACTAACCCTGAGGATACTTCGCTCATGGATGCGTATGGTACTGACAAGGACCTGTTCAGCCGGGTAAATGAGTTAGGTTATGGGAAACACCTGAATGATTATCTAGGTGGTTACAATCTCGGTCGCCGATGGTGGATTCATCCTGATATCTATCCTGTGAAGGAGAGGCTCATTAATGGCGCTGATCCAAGCCCGGATGCATCTTTTCTCGTGGACATCGGTGGTAACGTAGGCCACGATCTGGAAAGATTCCGCGCTGCATTTCCAGATGCGCCCGGGAAGCTCATCCTCCAAGACTTGCCCATGATGATTGGTCAAGTCAAGAATTTAGATTCATCTATTGTGCGTATGGAGTATGATTTTCGGGATGAGCAACCTGTTAAAG gcTCTCGGGCCTACTACATACACTCGACTTTACATAATTGGAGTGACGATGTATGTGAATCACTACTTAAGCGTGTCAAGGAGGCTATGAAACCTGGGTACAGCCGACTACTCATAAATGAGTTCGTTGTGCCGGAGATGGGGGCCCATTGGGAGATTACTGGGCTtgatatgatgatgttggcaCTATTTTCTTCTGAACAGCGCACTCGGGTCGCGTGGTATGACTTGATTGAGAGACGAGCTGGTCTGAGGATCGTACAGATCTGGAGCGCTGGTGCTGGGGTGGAAAGCGTGATTGAGTGCGAAGTAACCAATTACGAGGGAGAAGCATGA
- a CDS encoding uncharacterized protein (COG:G;~EggNog:ENOG410PHFT;~InterPro:IPR020846,IPR011701,IPR036259;~PFAM:PF07690;~SMCOG1106:major facilitator transporter;~TransMembrane:12 (i52-69o92-111i123-143o149-172i184-204o216-239i292-314o326-345i357-375o381-402i414-431o443-468i);~antiSMASH:Cluster_5.13;~go_function: GO:0022857 - transmembrane transporter activity [Evidence IEA];~go_process: GO:0055085 - transmembrane transport [Evidence IEA]): MDNVKNSGAEHIEFPGMEDTLKGSGTVAVPTSLQDLTPEEIQRREAKLVRKIDIRLLIMMLIMYILNYLDRNNIAAAKLAGLQADLNLRGDQYQVCVSILFVGYLLMQVPSNLILNKLGKPSIYLPGCMVAWGIISCCTAATHNFAGLVVVRFLLGFVEAAYFPGCLYLLSAWYTRKELGKRTAFLYAGSLISGAFSGLIAAGITSGLNGARGIAAWRWLFIIEGALTIFAALIAFFIVPDLPRTTSWLTDDEKVLAAWRLEKDIGEDDWVDNEHQSMTKGAKLAVTDIKTWLMLGVIYGCTSAGCVTTFFPSVMAGLGRNNIDTLLLTTPPYLIATLVVLVHAWNADRTGERYLHIALPPVVAIVAFILAMAGNNFAARYVAMCIMLGGIYAGYVVSLGYISNILPRPATKRAAALAFINCLSNVCQIYMPYLYPDSASPRYIAAFSVNIALLAMTIVIATILRIYLGRLNKQLDELEGVDLARARENEEHGLPGRAVAVGFRFLL; the protein is encoded by the exons ATGGATAATGTCAAGAATTCAGGGGCCGAACACATCGAATTCCCCGGGATGGAGGACACATTAAAGGGCTCGGGCACTGTTGCTGTGCCAACATCGTTGCAAGATCTGACGCCAGAAGAGATACAGCGACGGGAGGCAAAGCTAGTTAGGAAGATTGATATCAGGTTGCTCATCATGATGTTGATTATGTACATCTTGAACTATCTGGATCGCAACAACATTGCAGCAGCGAAATTGGCTGGTTTGCAAGCGGACCTAAACCTTAGAGGTGACCAATACCAG GTGTGTGTTAGTATCCTGTTCGTCGGGTATCTTCTTATGCAGG TGCCTTCGAACCTGATCCTCAACAAGCTCGGAAAGCCTTCAATATATCTACCTGGCTGTATGGTAGCGTGGGGTATCATTTCGTGTTGCACTGCGGCCACCCACAACTTCGCTGGCTTGGTGGTCGTTCGGTTTCTACTCGGATTCGTCGAGGCTGCATACTTT CCCGGATGTCTATATCTTCTATCAGCCTGGTATACGAGGAAAGAGTTGGGGAAACGGACTGCGTTTCTATACGCAGGTTCATTGATCTCGGGTGCATTCTCCGGTCTGATAGCCGCCGGTATCACGAGCGGCTTGAACGGCGCACGAGGCATCGCTGCATGGAGGTGGCTTTTCATTATCGAGGGAGCGCTAACT ATCTTTGCAGCTTTGATCGCATTTTTCATTGTTCCCGATCTACCCCGGACCACTTCGTGGCTAACAGATGACGAGAAAGTCCTTGCGGCATGGAGGCTAGAAAAGGACATTGGCGAAGATGACTGGGTGGATAATGAACATCAAAGCATGACCAAGGGTGCAAAGCTCGCCGTCAC AGACATAAAGACTTGGCTAATGCTAGGCGTCATCTACGGCTGCACATCTGCCGGATGCGTAACAACGTTCTTTCCCAG CGTGATGGCCGGACTTGGCCGAAACAACATTGATACCTTGCTTCTGACTACACCTCCATATCTTATCGCTACCCTTGTTGTGTTGGTGCATGCCTGGAATGCGGATCGAACAGGCGAGCGATACCTTCATATAGCACTCCCGCCTGTCGTTGCTATTGTGGCATTCATATTAGCTATGGCAGGCAACAATTTCGCCGCCCGATATGT GGCAATGTGTATAATGCTTGGTGGCATTTACGCAGGTTACGTAGTGTCTTTGGGATATATTTCGAACA TCCTTCCTCGCCCAGCCACAAAACGGGCCGCTGCCTTAGCCTTCATCAATTGTCTCAGTAATGTGTGCCAGATCTATATGCCATATCTTTACCCCG ACTCCGCCTCTCCTCGTTATATCGCCGCCTTCAGTGTCAATATCGCTTTGCTTGCAATGACAATCGTAATCGCCACCATCCTGCGCATTTATCTGGGTAGATTGAATAAACAGCTCGATGAATTAGAAGGTGTTGATCTCGCGCGGGCTCGTGAGAATGAAGAACacggcttgcctggccgggcagtggcagtgggaTTCCGGTTCTTGCTCTAG
- a CDS encoding sulfurtransferase (COG:V;~EggNog:ENOG410Q2YE;~InterPro:IPR001763,IPR036873;~PFAM:PF00581) produces MNPFQSPLITPAEYYHNAAVCKDTKRRRIVPLAAYRPTLHSSFESFHLPGSKFFNLDQIRDTASPYPSMLPSPSLFAAAMTALGIRNDDILVIYDADEIGTYHAPRLAFMCELYGHKDVHVLNNFRQYVRMRLPVDSGSEGIEVPVVGTRGEQGDEYVVEERDFDTGRVIAFEEVKDVVVGRDQEKVRIVDARIPGRFQGVQPEMNPSLRSGHIPGAVNVPLASLLEDETGMILAPEKLRGVLTDAGALAEEDEGVPYILTCNSGVTAASLDLASRLVGAKGSRRVYDGSWMEWTRRVGDELIEVS; encoded by the exons ATGAACCCCTTCCAGTCTCCTCTCATAACTCCAGCCGAATACTATCACAATGCGGCAGTATGCAAGGACACCAAGCGTAGGCGGATTGTCCCCTTAGCAGCCTACCGTCCCACGCTCCACTCGTCCTTCGAATCCTTTCACCTTCCAGGCTCAAA GTTCTTCAATCTCGACCAAATTCGTGACACCGCCTCTCCCTACCCTTCCATGCTTCCCTCACCTTCCCTCTTCGCCGCTGCAATGACTGCCCTCGGTATTCGCAACGATGatattctagttatttaCGATGCAGATGAGATAGGCACGTATCATGCCCCGCGGCTGGCGTTTATGTGTGAGCTCTATGGACATAAGGATGTGCACGTCTTGAATAACTTCAGGCAGTATGTGCGGATGCGGCTGCCCGTAGATTCCGGGTCTGAGGGAATAGAGGTTCCAGTGGTTGGGACGAGAGGAGAGCAAGGCGATGAGTATGtcgtggaagagagagactTTGACACCGGAAGGGTAATAGCGTTCGAGGAGGTTAAGGACGTTGTTGTTGGGAGGGACCAGGAGAAGGTGAGGATTGTCGATGCGAGGATACCAGGTCGGTTTCAAGGTGTACAGCCGGAAATGAATCCAAGTTTGAGGTCCGGGCACATTCCTGGAGCTGTCAATGTGCCATTGGCTAGTTTATTGGAAGATGAGACTGGGATGATACTAGCTCCTGAGAAACTAAGGGGTGTTTTGACGGATGCGGGCGCGttggcggaagaagatgagggagtGCCATACATCCTGACGTGCAATTCGGGGGTTACGGCTGCATCACTAGATCTAGCTTCGAGGCTGGTTGGGGCGAAGGGATCCAGAAGGGTGTATGATGGTAGCTGGATGGagtggacgaggagggtaGGGGATGAATTGATTGAGGTTTCGTAA
- a CDS encoding uncharacterized protein (COG:T;~EggNog:ENOG410PKCM;~InterPro:IPR000719,IPR011009,IPR008271;~PFAM:PF00069;~antiSMASH:Cluster_5.13;~go_function: GO:0004672 - protein kinase activity [Evidence IEA];~go_function: GO:0005524 - ATP binding [Evidence IEA];~go_process: GO:0006468 - protein phosphorylation [Evidence IEA]) encodes MAEDMKTFPLFFEGARIPNHIMKKITKQLLSALEYAHACGVIHTDIKQSNIMVKFRNPAIIDKYLEDSLSNPAADLGEYNFDDASELVQADVVLGDWGSASWVEKHLTDFIQPTLLRAPEVILGAPWGTKVDIWNLGALLPELLDALRMFNGRADVTGGVYLTKHHLEEIEALFGPFPPELLQSGKPQIVQQFFDKEFNFRNWTQRPPAVLERWIESIGGLEKSNFLSMIRSMLVIDPEQRMTALSLQDAPWLST; translated from the exons ATGGCAGAGGACATGAAGACcttcccccttttctttgaGGGGGCCCGGATACCTAACCATATCATGAAGAAAATAACGAAACAATTACTATCTGCCCTGGAATACGCACATGCTTGTGGTGTCATCCACACAG ACATCAAACAAAGTAACATTATGGTGAAATTCCGAAATCCAGCTATAATCGATAAGTATTTGGAAGATTCCTTGTCAAACCCAGCTGCCGATCTTGGAGAGTACAACTTCGATGATGCTTCTGAGTTGGTTCAGGCGGATGTTGTACTAGGTGACTGGGGATCGGCGAGTTGGGTCGAGAAGCATCTGACAGACTTCATTCAGCCTACATTACTTCGCGCGCCTGAGGTTATACTTGGGGCACCCTGGGGAACCAAAGTAGATATTTGGAATCTAGGCGCCCTTCTACCCGAGCTTCTGGATGCCTTACGCATGTTCAATGGTAGGGCGGATGTTACAGGGGGTGTTTACCTTACCAAGCATCACTTGGAGGAAATTGAAGCCCTGTTTGGTCCTTTTCCCCCCGAGTTGTTGCAATCTGGAAAGCCGCAAATTGTTCAACAGTTTTTCGACAAGGAGTTCAACTTCCGTAATTGGACCCAGAGACCACCAGCGGTACTGGAGCGATGGATCGAGAGTATTGGTGGCCTCGAAAAATCCAATTTCCTTTCAATGATACGCTCTATGTTGGTTATCGATCCAGAACAGCGAATGAccgctctttctcttcaagaTGCGCCGTGGCTTAGTACATAG
- a CDS encoding putative histidine acid phosphatase (COG:S;~EggNog:ENOG410PGG2;~InterPro:IPR016274,IPR000560,IPR029033;~PFAM:PF00328;~antiSMASH:Cluster_5.13;~go_function: GO:0016791 - phosphatase activity [Evidence IEA]): MRSLTSLVVATLSSTTASYQFNPLHHLAGIAPYFSSHDPQIHPAPPAGCNVTRAAYLVRHAAIYANDFDYETYIEPFIEKLRNTTQSWTNTDSLAFLANWTAPITEDHLEKLTRVGLQEATTLGVKFRQRYPDLHTDKVWAATAERTTKSAQGFITGYTNNKTHVDLVSVAQSDTTGADSLTPYKSCPAYSSSYGSTYEDEFIENYTGPIIKRLDTLAPKFNFTSSDVTAMFELCGYETVIRGSSPFCSSSLFTNNEWLSFEYANDIMYFHNTGYGRPVSPVIGFPWVNASYNLLSAETSEQDIYVSFTHREVPPTIVTALGLFNNSAYSGADNVNATMPTNEVNYDRAWKSSNILPFLGNIGIERMECSGTQNGFDEGVYFRVLVNEAVKPLIGCRDGPGESCSAENFAEFISGKEKRFGDFGRMCGNSSALDTLDIYN; encoded by the exons ATGAGGTCTCTTACAAGTCTCGTCGTTGCCACTTTATCCAGCACAACGGCATCCTACCAGTTCaatcctctccaccatcttgcCGGTATCGCTCCTTACTTCAGCTCTCATGATCCCCAGattcatccagctccccccGCTGGCTGCAATGTCACCCGCGCAGCTTATCTCGTCCGTCATGCGGCCATCTACGCCAACGACTTCGACTACGAGACCTACATCGAGCCGTTCATCGAGAAGCTGCGCAACACAACACAAAGCTGGACAAACACCGACTCGctcgccttcctcgccaATTGGACCGCGCCGATCACTGAGGACCACCTCGAAAAGCTGACTCGCGTCGGACTCCAAGAGGCAACAACCCTGGGCGTTAAGTTCCGCCAGCGATACCCTGACTTGCACACCGACAAAGTTTGGGCCGCAACTGCCGAGCGGACGACCAAATCTGCCCAGGGCTTCATAACCGGctacaccaacaacaaaacgCACGTCGACCTGGTCAGCGTCGCACAGAGTGACACGACTGGCGCGGACTCCTTGACACCTTACAAATCCTGCCCAGCATACAGCTCCAGCTATGGCAGCACCTATGAAGAT GAATTCATAGAAAACTACACAGGCCCCATCATCAAGCGACTCGATACTCTCGCCCCAAAATTCAACTTCACTTCCTCCGATGTAACCGCCATGTTCGAGCTCTGCGGCTACGAGACCGTAATCCGAGGCTCCTCGCCattctgctcctcctcgctcTTCACCAACAACGAATGGCTGTCCTTTGAGTACGCCAACGACATCATGTATTTCCACAACACGGGCTACGGCCGTCCCGTGTCGCCGGTGATCGGCTTCCCCTGGGTCAACGCCAGCTACAACCTTCTCTCCGCAGAGACCAGCGAGCAAGACATCTACGTCTCCTTTACACACCGCGAGGTGCCGCCAACCATTGTCACAGCGCTGGGCCTATTCAACAACAGTGCTTATTCGGGCGCGGATAATGTGAACGCTACTATGCCAACGAATGAGGTGAATTACGATCGTGCCTGGAAGAGCAGTAACATCTTGCCATTTTTGGGAAATATTGGAATCGAGCGGATGGAGTGCAGTGGTACTCAGAATGGTTTCGACGAGGGCGTGTATTTCCGGGTGTTGGTCAACGAGGCTGTGAAGCCGCTGATCGGGTGTCGGGATGGGCCTGGGGAAAGTTGTAGCGCGGAAAATTTTGCCGAGTTTATTAgcgggaaagagaagaggttTGGAGATTTTGGCAGGATGTGTGGCAATTCTTCTGCTTTGGATACTTTGGATATCTATAattag